GGCGCTCGAGCGCGACCGTGCGCTCCTGCTCGGCCCGGACCCGCTCCCGCGCGGTCTCGACCTGGAGGCGCGCCTCGATCTCGGCCTCGCGCGCGGCCTCCCACTCGGCGACGAGGCCGTCGCGGCCGCTCGCGTCGAGGACGGGGCGCGGGCGGGAGCGGGCCTCGTCGAGCGTGCGGCGGGCGGAGTCCGAGGCGGCGACGGCGTCGTCGACGGAGGCGCTCGCGAGGTCGAGGCCGCGCTGGACGCGCTGGAGCTCGGCGGCGGCGGACTCGGCCTGCGCGCGCGAGCGGCTGAGGCGCTCGGCGTGGGCCGCGAGGCGGGCGTCGGCCTCCCGCAGGCCGCCGAGGGCGGCGGCCGCCCGCTCGCGGGCGACGCGGAGCCGCTCCCGGCCGGCGGCGAGGTCGACCCGGAGGTCGTCGATGCGGGCCCGGACGCCCGTGAGGGTCGCGGCCGCGGCGTCGCGCGCGGCCACGAGCTCGAGCTTGGAGCGCGTGGCACCGGATCCGCCCCGCAGCACGTGCGCGGAGACGACGTCGCCGCCGCGGGTGACGACCGTCGCGGGAGCGCCGGGGCCGCGCGCCAGGTCGACCGCCCGGGCGAGGTCGTCGACGACGACGACGTCCGCGAGGATCCGCCGGACGCCGTCGGGCGCGTCCACCACGGCGGAGACCCGTACCGGGCCCGTCCCCTCGGCCGCGGGCGGCCCGCCAGGGGCCCCCGAGGATCCCGCGACGACCACCTCGACGCGCCCCAGGTCGTCGTCCACCGCGCGGCGGAGCGCGGCCACGGCGTCGTCGTGCGTCTCCGCGAGCACCGCGTCGGCGAGGGTGCCGAGCGCGGCCGCGACGGCGGCCTCGTAGCCGGGGCGGACGTGCACGTGCTCCGCGAGGAGGCCGCGCACGCCGGGGAGGCCGGCAGCCACGAGGTCGCTCGATCCGTCACGCTGGTCGAGCGCGCTCGCGAGGGCCTCGTCGCGCGCGGCCAGGGCGTCCCGCTCCCGCTCGCGCGCGTGCAGCTCCTCGCGCACGGCCTCGATCGCGGACTCCTCGGCGGCGACGTCGGCCTGGGCGTCCTCGTAGGCGCGCGTGAGCTCGGATCCGCCCTGCTCGTCGGCCTCGCCCTCCGCCTCGCCGCGCTCCCGCTCCGCCTCGGCCGCCTGCAGCCGGGCGCGGGCGGCGTCGAGCGCGTTCTGCTGCCGGAGGACCTCGCCGCGCACCGCCGCGAGCCGGGAGCCCGCCGTCTCGGCGCGCCCCGTGAGGCCCGCGATCTCGAGGTCGTGCCGCGAGACGAGCGCGCTCTGCGCCTGGATCTCCTCGTCGAGCGCGTCGAGCGCCTGGCGCGCCCGGGCCGTGGCCTGGCGCGCGGCCGCCCAGCCCGCCTCGGCCTCGCCGATGAGCCCGGTGAGCCGCTCGGCCTCGTCGCGGGACGCCTGCACCTGCGCCGGCGTGATGCCGACGGCGGCCTCGGGGGCGTCGTCCGCGGATCCGAGGAGCGCGAGCCGCTGCTGCGCGAGCGAGAGCAGATTGCGGAGCCGCTCCTGCACCTGCTCGAGCGCGAACGCCGTGCGGCGCGCGCCGTCCACCTCGTCGCCCTCCTGCTCCTCGACGATGCGCTCGGAGCGGAGGACGGCGCGGTCGAGCTTCTCCTGCAGCACCATGCGCTCGGTGGTGCGCTCCTCCTCGGTGCGCGTGTGCTCGGCGAGGGCGCGCCGGAGGCCGACGACCTCGTCGGCGACGAGGCGCGCCCGCGCATCCCGCACCACGGCGGCGACCGTCTGCGCCTGGCGCGCGACCTCCGCCTGCCGGCCGAGCGGCTTCAGCTGGCGTCGGATCTCCCCCGCCAGGTCGCTCAGGCGCGTGAGGTTCGCCTGCATGCCCTCGAGCTTCCGGAGCGTGCGCTCCTTGCGGCGGCGGTGCTTGAGGATCCCCGCGGCCTCCTCGATGAAGCCGCGCCGCTCCTCGGGAGTCGCCCGGAGGACGTTGTCGAGCCGGCCCTGGCCGACGATGACGTGCATCTCCCGACCGAGCCCGGAGTCGCTGAGGAGCTCCTGCACGTCGAGGAGCCGGCAGGACGTGCCGTTGATGGCGTACTCGCTGCCGCCGTTGCGGAAGAGCGTGCGGCGGATCGCGACCTCGGTGTAGTCGATGGGGAGGGCGCCGTCGGCGTTGTCGATCGTGAGCGTGACCTCCGCGCGACCGAGCGGCCCGCGGGTGGAGGTGCCGGCGAAGATGACGTCCTCCATCTTGCCGCCGCGGAGGGTCTTCGCGCCCTGCTCGCCCATGACCCAGGCGAGGGCGTCGACGACGTTCGACTTGCCGGACCCGTTCGGCCCGACGACACACGTGACGCCCTGCTCGAACTGGAACGTGGTCGGCTGCGCGAACGACTTGAACCCCTTGAGGGTCAGGCTCTTCAGGTGCACGCCCGCCGCCCTCCTCGCCTCATGGTCTCGATCACGGTACCGGACGGGGTGCGCCCGCCCGGGAGCCGCGCGCGGGCGGCCCGCGCGTCCCGCCGCCGCTACCGTGGGGTGACGCCGGGCCGACGGGGGCCGCGCCGACGAGGGAGCCGACCATGCCGCACGCCGACGCCGACCGCGCCCTCGTCGTGGAGGAGGTCCCGCCGCCCACCGCCGTCGGCGGCGCGAGCTGGGACGACTTCGTCGCGGTGACCGACGTGGTCAACCGGGCGCAGTCGCACGACCTCGGCCATGACGCCTTCATCTGGCTGCCGCAGGAGCTGATCGCCGACTACGCCGACGTCGCCCACGTCCGGAAGCGCCTGCTCGCCGCGCGCGTCGACGGCCGGATCGTCGGCCGCGGGCTCCTCAGCACGTGGCTGTCCGACCCGACGACCTCCGACGTGGCGGTGGCCGTGGACCCCGGGCACCGGGGCCGCGGCATCGGTCGCGCCCTCCGGGAGCGCGTGGAGCGGATCGCGCTCGACGAGGGCTGCCGGATCCTCACGGCCGCCACGATGCACCGTCCGGATCCGTCGGGGACGCCCATCCCCTCGCCCACGGGGACCGGCGCGGTCGGGTCCGACGACCCCGCGTCGCGCTTCGCCGTGGCCTCCGGCTACCGCCTCGGGCAGACGGCGCGCACGAGCTCCCTCGACACGACCGAGGTCGCGCCCTCGCTCCCCGCCCGCCTCGCCCGCGCCCGGGAGGCCGCGGGCGACGCGTACCGGGTCGTCTCCTGGGTGGACGCGACGCCCGCGCACCTGCTCGACGACATGGCCGTGCTGCACACCCGCATGTCCACCGACGCGCCGCCCGGCGACCTGCCGCAGGTCGAGGACGTCTTCGACGCCGACCGGGTCCGCGCGGCCGAGGCGCGCCGGGCGTCGTCGGGCCACGTCGGGCTGACGACGGCGGTCGAGCACGTCGCCTCGGGGCGCCTGGCGGGCTTCACCGAGATCGCCGTCTCCCCCAGCGGCCGCCGCTCCGACGACCACGCGTACACGTACCAGCAGGACACGATCGTGCTGCGCAAGCACCGGGGCCACCGCCTCGGCATGCTCCTCAAGGTCGAGAACCTGCTGCTCCTGGCGCGCGAGGCCCCCGAGGCCGACCGGGTCGTCACCTGGAACGCCGACGAGAACCGGCCGATGCTCGCCGTGAACGAGGAGCTCGGCTTCCGCCACGTCGCCACGAGCGGGAGCTGGATGCGCGAGGTCGGCGCGGCGCGCTGAGCGGTCCGCCGCGCGTCGGCCGGGGACGTGCACGGCCGGCGGGCCCTCAGGATCAGGCGGCCGCGGAGTCCGGATCCGGCAGCGCCTGGCAGCGCGGGCAGTAGTGGCTCGAGCGGTTCATGAACGCCTCGCGCACGATCGGGGTGCCGCACCGCGGGCACGGCTTCCCCTGCTGACCGTAGGCGTTGAGCGAGTGCGAGAAGTAGCCGGACGCGCCGTTCACGTTGACGTACTGCGCGTCGAAGCTCGTGCCGCCCTCGGCCAGGGCCCGGGCGAGCACGTGCCGCACCTCCGCGAGGAGGCGGAGCGCGCGCCCGCGGCCGAGCGCGTCGGTGGGGTGCGCGTAGTGGATGCGGGCAGCCCACAGGGCCTCGTCGGCGTAGATGTTGCCGATGCCGCTCACGAGCGTCTGGTCGAGCAGGGCCCGCTTGATCCCGGTGCGCCGACGCGCGAGCCGGGCGAGGAGCTCCTCGTCGTCGAAGGCCGGGTCGAGCGCGTCGCGCGCGATGTGGGCGACCTGCGTGGGGACGAGGGCGGCGTCGGATCCGCGCCCGCCCGCATGCCCGTCGGGCGTGGCGACGAGGCGGTCGACGGCCATGGAGCCGAAGATCCGCTGGTCGACGAAGGCCACCACGAGCTCACCGTGCGCGGGGTGCTCGATGCCCATGCGGATCCGGAGGAGGCCGTCCGGGTCGGAGCCGGGCTCGCGGAGCAGCACCTGGCCGCTCATGCCGAGGTGGGTGACGAGGGCGCGCGGCCCGATCCCGTCACGTGCGGCGTCGGGTGCGAGCGGCAGCCACAGGAACTTGCCCCGGCGGACGGCCGAGGTGATCACGCGGCCGACGAGCAGGTCGACGAACGCGCCCTCGAGGGGGTCGTGCCGCTTGAGGGAACGGGCGTCGAGGATCTCGACGCCCGTGATGCGGGCGCCCGTCACGGCCGGCTCCAGGCCGGCACGGACGACCTCGACCTCGGGGAGCTCGGGCACCGCGGGTCAGGCCGTGGTGCGCGCCTCGAGGCGCGTCCACGCCTCGAGCGCGGCCGTCATCTCGGCCTGCTTCTTGCTGGATCCCTCGCCCGTGGTGCGGACGGCGCCGCCCACCGAGACGACGGCGTGGAAGCGCTTGCTGTGGTCGGGGCCGCTGTCGCTCACCTCGTAGACCGGCGCGGGCAGGCCCTGGCGCGCGGCGCTCTCCTGGAGCGCGGTCTTCGGGTCCATGGCGGCGCCGAAGCGCGCGGGGTCCTCGAGGAGCGGCGCGATGAGGCGGAGCACGAGGCCGGTCGCGGCCTCTCCCCCGGCGTCGAGGTAGCAGGCGCCGATGATGGCCTCGACCGTGTCGGCGAGGATCGACGACTTGGCGCGGCCGCCCGTGAGCTCCTCGCCGCGACCGAGCAGCAGGTGCTCGCCCAGGCCGATGCCGATGGCGACCTCCGCGAGGGCGACGCTCGAGACGAGGCTGGCGCGCCGCTTGGCGAGCTCGCCCTCGTCGAGGTCGGGGTTCTCCAGGTAGAGCATGACCGTGACGGCCTGCCCGAGGATGGAGTCGCCGAGGAACTCGAGGCGCTCGTTGTGCGGGATGCCGCCGTGCTCGTACGCGTACGAGCGGTGGGTGAGCGCGAGCTCGAGGAGCTCGGGGCTCACGTCCACGGCGAGGAGGCGCCGGAGCGCGTCGCGGTCGCCGTGGACGCGGGAACCCGGGGTGTCGGTCATGTCCGACGTACCGTGCGGGTCGCGACTAGACGTCGGCGACCTTGCGGCCCTTGTACTCCATGTACAGGGGCGTGCCGGCGGCGTCCTCGATCACGCGCGCGCGGTGCGGCATGGAGTAGACGACCTTGCCGTTCTCGATGGTCTTGACGAGCGTGGGAGCCTCGGCCTTCCACTGCGAGCGACGCGCACGCGTGTTGGATCGGGACATCTTTCTCTTGGGAACAGCCATGGCTAACTCTCATCTCTCTGCGTTTCGATGTCGGCGTCTTCACGCGCCGCATCGCTGTCTTCGGAAGCTCGGAAGCCGGACAGGGCCGCCCAGCGCTGATCGATCACGGGCTCCGGGTCGGAGTCCGCCAGGACCAGGCTGATGCCGGGACCCAGATCGACATCCAGGTCCTCGCCCGGCAGTTCGGGCTGGAACGGCAGTGAAAGGACCACCGCATCCCGGATGACCGGCTCCAGGTCCACGTGCTCGTCCTGGACCTGGTAGTCGAAAGCTTCATCAAGAGAGTACGCGAACATCTCCGCGAAATCGACCTGGACACGCTCCTGCATGTCGGCGAGGGTCCGCGCGGACTGCCCGTCGGCCACGGTGTCGACGTCCCCGGTGACCAGGATCCCGTCGTGGAGGGACTCCAGCCGGACGTTCACGAGCATCTCGCGGCCCTCGGGGACGCTGATGAGGCCCTCGCCCATGCGCTCCGGGAGGGTGATGGTCAGCTCGAGCTCGCGCATCTCGCCGGGGCGGTGCACGATGTCGTGGACGTTGACCGTGAATGGGGTCTTCTGGAACCGGGACACCCGTACATGGTACGGGTCGTCAGCGGTCCCGTCGGACGGCCAGGGCATCGGCGACGGCCGCCGGGACGTACGGGGCGACGTCGCCGCCGAGCGCCTCGACCTGGCGGACGAGCGAGCTGGAGACGTGGGCGTGCGCGGGATCGGGCAGGAGCAGCACGGTCTCGATGCCGGCGAGGTCGCGGTTCACGAGCGCCATGGGCGTCTCGTAGGCCACGTCGAGCTGCGACCGGACGCCCTTGACGAGCACGGTCGCGCCGACCTGCCGGCAGTAGTCCACGAGGAGGCCGGCGCCCCAGGAGTCGACGCGAACCGAGGCGGGGAGGCCGGCGTCGCGGATCACGCGCTCGAGGAGGGCGACGCGCTCCTCGAGCGGGAGCATGGGCGTCTTGCCGGGGTTGTGCACGACGAGCACGACGAGCTCGTCGTAGAGGCGGGCGGCCCGGCGGACGATGTCGAGGTGGCCGAGCGTGACGGGGTCGAAGGATCCGGGGACGACGGCGATCCGCTGCATCCGGCCAGCCTAGGCCCGGACCCGCGTCAGTTCTTGTCGAGGAACGCGCGCTCCTCGTCGTCCAGCCGGCGGGCGAGAGCGCGGGCGAGCGCCGGGTGACCGGCGAGGTCCGGCGACGCCTCCAGCACGTCGTGCGCGTGCTCGCGCGCGGACTCGATGAGGTCGCCGTCCTGGGCCACGCGCAGCAGCCGGAGGGACGAGCGGCCGCCGGACTGGTTCGTGCCGAGCACGTTCCCCTCGCGCCGGAGCTCCAGGTCGACGCGGGCGAGCTCGAACCCGTCGAGCGTCGCCGCGACCGCGTCCACGCGCTCGCGCGCGACGGTCTCGGGCTCGGCGTGCGTGACCATGAGGCAGAGGCCCGGCACGCCGCCGCGGCCGACGCGGCCGCGCAGCTGGTGCAGCTGGGAGACGCCGAAGCGGTCGGCGTCGAGGATCACCATGGTCGAGGCGTTGGGCACGTCGACGCCGACCTCGATGACCGTGGTGGCGACGATGAGGTCGATGTCGCCCGCGGAGAAGGCGCGCATGACGCGGTCCTTCTCCTCCCCCGACATGCGGCCGTGCAGCAGGGCGCGGCGCACGGATCCGAGGCGCGGGTGGGCGGCGAGGAGCGCGTCCACCTCGGTGACGGTCGCGAGCGCGGGGCGCGCGGGCGCGCCGTCCTCGCCGTCCGCCGCGGCGTCCTCGTCCTCCGCGTCGGGGTCCTGCGGGTCGATCGCGGGGCACACGACGAACGCCTGGCGCCCCTTCTGGACCTCCTCCGCCGTGCGCTCCCAGACCCGCTCGACCCATCCCGGGTGCTCGTGCAGCGGGACCACGAACGACGCGATGGGCTGGCGGCCGCTCGGCAGCTCGGCGATGGTCGACACGTCGAGGTCGCCGAACACCGTCATGGCGACCGTGCGCGGGATGGGCGTGGCGGTGAGCACGAGGACGTGCGGCGGCGTGCCGCCCTTCCGGCGGAGCGCCTCGCGCTGGTCGACGCCGAACCGGTGCTGCTCGTCGACCACGACGAGGCCGAGGTCGAGGAACTCGACGCGATCGCCGAGCAGCGCGTGCGTGCCGACGACGATGCGCGCCTGCCCGCTCACGATGCGGAGGAGCGCCCG
The nucleotide sequence above comes from Clavibacter sp. B3I6. Encoded proteins:
- the rnc gene encoding ribonuclease III encodes the protein MTDTPGSRVHGDRDALRRLLAVDVSPELLELALTHRSYAYEHGGIPHNERLEFLGDSILGQAVTVMLYLENPDLDEGELAKRRASLVSSVALAEVAIGIGLGEHLLLGRGEELTGGRAKSSILADTVEAIIGACYLDAGGEAATGLVLRLIAPLLEDPARFGAAMDPKTALQESAARQGLPAPVYEVSDSGPDHSKRFHAVVSVGGAVRTTGEGSSKKQAEMTAALEAWTRLEARTTA
- the rpmF gene encoding 50S ribosomal protein L32; this encodes MAVPKRKMSRSNTRARRSQWKAEAPTLVKTIENGKVVYSMPHRARVIEDAAGTPLYMEYKGRKVADV
- a CDS encoding DUF177 domain-containing protein — encoded protein: MSRFQKTPFTVNVHDIVHRPGEMRELELTITLPERMGEGLISVPEGREMLVNVRLESLHDGILVTGDVDTVADGQSARTLADMQERVQVDFAEMFAYSLDEAFDYQVQDEHVDLEPVIRDAVVLSLPFQPELPGEDLDVDLGPGISLVLADSDPEPVIDQRWAALSGFRASEDSDAAREDADIETQRDES
- a CDS encoding AAA family ATPase, whose product is MHLKSLTLKGFKSFAQPTTFQFEQGVTCVVGPNGSGKSNVVDALAWVMGEQGAKTLRGGKMEDVIFAGTSTRGPLGRAEVTLTIDNADGALPIDYTEVAIRRTLFRNGGSEYAINGTSCRLLDVQELLSDSGLGREMHVIVGQGRLDNVLRATPEERRGFIEEAAGILKHRRRKERTLRKLEGMQANLTRLSDLAGEIRRQLKPLGRQAEVARQAQTVAAVVRDARARLVADEVVGLRRALAEHTRTEEERTTERMVLQEKLDRAVLRSERIVEEQEGDEVDGARRTAFALEQVQERLRNLLSLAQQRLALLGSADDAPEAAVGITPAQVQASRDEAERLTGLIGEAEAGWAAARQATARARQALDALDEEIQAQSALVSRHDLEIAGLTGRAETAGSRLAAVRGEVLRQQNALDAARARLQAAEAERERGEAEGEADEQGGSELTRAYEDAQADVAAEESAIEAVREELHARERERDALAARDEALASALDQRDGSSDLVAAGLPGVRGLLAEHVHVRPGYEAAVAAALGTLADAVLAETHDDAVAALRRAVDDDLGRVEVVVAGSSGAPGGPPAAEGTGPVRVSAVVDAPDGVRRILADVVVVDDLARAVDLARGPGAPATVVTRGGDVVSAHVLRGGSGATRSKLELVAARDAAAATLTGVRARIDDLRVDLAAGRERLRVARERAAAALGGLREADARLAAHAERLSRSRAQAESAAAELQRVQRGLDLASASVDDAVAASDSARRTLDEARSRPRPVLDASGRDGLVAEWEAAREAEIEARLQVETARERVRAEQERTVALERRLAAERAAAEEAARRQVIRRRQIARAASVADALPAVVRAADRSTAEARLVLARAEESRAGRNAELAALRREEADLRARLHGITEDVHGLELQIYEKRLQVSQLLERAASELGLGEGVLVAEYGPDVPVPEEAPLPPRQRARVSEEDPAGEAGSDDGDDDGRSSGADPDPADADAPEDGDADPADEAGPTRPFDREEQRARLQAAERKLAQLGRVNPLALEEFAALEQRHLFLTEQLADLTATRADLLTIIDDIDRTMQGVFADAFEDTRKAFDRVFPILFPGGTGSIHLTDPEQLLTTGIEVSVRPAGKRIERLSLLSGGERSLAAVALLIAIFTARPSPFYIMDEVEAALDDANLGRLLTILEQLRDTSQLIVITHQKRTMEIADALYGVSMRQDGVSAVVGQRVNRDARPARIPADAGGAGDRAVDAAADAIPGEAAEPDREERAAS
- the mutM gene encoding bifunctional DNA-formamidopyrimidine glycosylase/DNA-(apurinic or apyrimidinic site) lyase yields the protein MPELPEVEVVRAGLEPAVTGARITGVEILDARSLKRHDPLEGAFVDLLVGRVITSAVRRGKFLWLPLAPDAARDGIGPRALVTHLGMSGQVLLREPGSDPDGLLRIRMGIEHPAHGELVVAFVDQRIFGSMAVDRLVATPDGHAGGRGSDAALVPTQVAHIARDALDPAFDDEELLARLARRRTGIKRALLDQTLVSGIGNIYADEALWAARIHYAHPTDALGRGRALRLLAEVRHVLARALAEGGTSFDAQYVNVNGASGYFSHSLNAYGQQGKPCPRCGTPIVREAFMNRSSHYCPRCQALPDPDSAAA
- a CDS encoding GNAT family N-acetyltransferase; the protein is MPHADADRALVVEEVPPPTAVGGASWDDFVAVTDVVNRAQSHDLGHDAFIWLPQELIADYADVAHVRKRLLAARVDGRIVGRGLLSTWLSDPTTSDVAVAVDPGHRGRGIGRALRERVERIALDEGCRILTAATMHRPDPSGTPIPSPTGTGAVGSDDPASRFAVASGYRLGQTARTSSLDTTEVAPSLPARLARAREAAGDAYRVVSWVDATPAHLLDDMAVLHTRMSTDAPPGDLPQVEDVFDADRVRAAEARRASSGHVGLTTAVEHVASGRLAGFTEIAVSPSGRRSDDHAYTYQQDTIVLRKHRGHRLGMLLKVENLLLLAREAPEADRVVTWNADENRPMLAVNEELGFRHVATSGSWMREVGAAR
- the coaD gene encoding pantetheine-phosphate adenylyltransferase; protein product: MQRIAVVPGSFDPVTLGHLDIVRRAARLYDELVVLVVHNPGKTPMLPLEERVALLERVIRDAGLPASVRVDSWGAGLLVDYCRQVGATVLVKGVRSQLDVAYETPMALVNRDLAGIETVLLLPDPAHAHVSSSLVRQVEALGGDVAPYVPAAVADALAVRRDR